In one Spirosoma rigui genomic region, the following are encoded:
- a CDS encoding pyridoxine 5'-phosphate synthase — protein MTRLSVNINKIATIRNARNGNNPDLVKVALDCERFGAQGITVHPRPDERHIRYQDVLDLSQVVTTEFNIEGNPDDRFIELVKRVKPAQVTLVPDAPDAITSNAGWDTITHADHLRNLVNTFKADGIRVSIFVDADERMVEGAKAVGTDRIELYTEPYAAHYAENREAAVAPFVQAALKAQELGLGLNAGHDLSLDNLRFFNENVPGLEEVSIGHALICDALYLGLENTIQLYLRELAQS, from the coding sequence ATGACTCGCCTGTCTGTCAACATCAACAAAATAGCAACGATTCGTAATGCCCGCAACGGCAACAACCCCGATCTGGTGAAGGTCGCCCTCGATTGCGAGCGCTTCGGCGCGCAGGGCATCACGGTACACCCCCGCCCCGATGAGCGCCATATCCGCTATCAGGATGTGCTGGATCTGAGTCAGGTCGTTACCACCGAGTTCAATATTGAGGGCAACCCCGACGACCGTTTCATTGAACTCGTTAAGCGGGTGAAGCCCGCTCAGGTGACCCTCGTACCCGACGCGCCCGATGCGATTACGTCCAACGCGGGTTGGGACACCATTACCCACGCGGATCATTTGCGAAATCTGGTCAATACCTTCAAAGCCGATGGTATCCGGGTCTCGATTTTCGTCGACGCCGACGAGCGCATGGTGGAAGGGGCCAAGGCGGTGGGCACCGACCGGATCGAACTGTATACCGAGCCGTATGCGGCTCACTATGCAGAAAATCGGGAAGCCGCCGTAGCGCCGTTTGTACAGGCAGCTTTGAAAGCGCAGGAACTGGGTCTGGGTCTGAACGCAGGGCATGACCTGAGTCTCGACAATCTGCGATTTTTCAACGAAAACGTGCCGGGTCTGGAGGAAGTCTCCATCGGGCACGCCCTCATCTGCGATGCGCTGTACCTGGGTCTGGAAAATACCATCCAGTTGTATCTGAGGGAGTTAGCGCAGAGTTGA
- a CDS encoding GatB/YqeY domain-containing protein — protein MSLKQQIDADIKQAMLARDQDKLRALRAVKSLILLEETKEGGTGELKPDDEMKVLIKAVKQRKDSADIYRQQNRPDLLAVEEAEIAVIEKYLPSQLSDDELKAKLQAIMTRVGASVPSDLGKVMGIASKELAGQADGKAISAMVRQLLN, from the coding sequence ATGTCTCTCAAGCAACAAATTGACGCCGATATAAAACAGGCTATGCTGGCCCGCGACCAGGACAAACTTCGCGCCCTGCGGGCGGTCAAATCATTGATCCTCCTCGAAGAAACGAAAGAAGGCGGTACGGGTGAGCTGAAACCCGACGACGAAATGAAGGTGCTCATCAAAGCCGTCAAGCAGCGCAAAGATTCGGCCGACATTTACCGGCAGCAAAACCGTCCTGATCTTCTGGCCGTTGAAGAAGCTGAAATCGCCGTAATTGAGAAGTATCTGCCCAGCCAACTGTCGGACGATGAATTGAAGGCAAAACTGCAGGCGATCATGACCCGTGTGGGGGCATCGGTTCCGTCGGATCTGGGTAAGGTCATGGGCATTGCCTCCAAAGAACTGGCTGGTCAGGCCGATGGCAAAGCTATCTCGGCAATGGTTCGGCAGCTATTAAATTAG
- the prfA gene encoding peptide chain release factor 1 has protein sequence MLDQLEAIRERFDEVAQQIVQPEAVSDQKRFMKLSKEYKDLEKIVVQYRAYQQLLEEIENAKQVIATEKDEDFREMAKGELDELLPRRDALEETLKEMLMPKDPNDSKNVILEVRGGTGGDEAAIFAGDIFRMYQRFCEKMGWKMSLVDYTEGTSGGYKEIITEIEGDDVYGKLKFESGVHRVQRVPATETQGRIHTSAASVAVLPEAEEVDVELNMNDIRKDTFCSSGAGGQSVNTTYSAVRLTHIPTGLVVQCQDERSQLKNFDKALTVLRSRLYEIELQKHNDAIASQRKTMVGSGDRSDKIRTYNYPQSRVTDHRIGMTVHNLSAVMDGDIGDFIEQLRIAENAERLKEGAAA, from the coding sequence ATGCTCGACCAGTTAGAAGCCATTCGTGAGCGCTTCGACGAAGTAGCCCAGCAAATTGTTCAGCCGGAAGCTGTTTCGGATCAGAAACGGTTCATGAAGCTGAGTAAAGAATATAAAGATCTGGAAAAGATCGTTGTCCAGTACCGGGCCTACCAGCAGCTGCTCGAAGAAATCGAGAACGCCAAGCAGGTTATTGCGACCGAGAAGGACGAAGACTTCCGCGAAATGGCCAAAGGCGAACTCGACGAGCTACTGCCCCGCCGGGATGCGCTCGAAGAAACGCTGAAAGAAATGCTGATGCCCAAGGATCCGAATGACAGTAAAAACGTCATTCTGGAAGTGCGGGGCGGTACCGGTGGCGACGAAGCCGCTATTTTTGCCGGCGATATCTTTCGGATGTACCAGCGCTTCTGCGAAAAAATGGGCTGGAAAATGTCGCTCGTTGATTACACCGAAGGAACATCGGGTGGTTACAAGGAAATTATCACCGAGATCGAGGGCGACGATGTGTATGGCAAACTCAAATTCGAGTCGGGTGTTCACCGGGTGCAGCGCGTACCGGCTACCGAAACCCAGGGTCGGATTCATACGTCAGCAGCCAGCGTAGCGGTGTTGCCCGAAGCGGAAGAAGTTGACGTCGAACTCAACATGAATGATATCCGTAAGGATACCTTTTGTTCATCGGGTGCTGGTGGTCAGTCGGTAAACACCACCTACTCGGCCGTTCGCCTGACCCACATTCCTACTGGTCTGGTGGTACAATGTCAGGATGAACGTTCGCAGCTGAAAAACTTCGATAAGGCGCTCACCGTACTACGGTCGCGGCTGTACGAAATCGAATTACAGAAACACAATGACGCCATTGCGTCACAGCGCAAGACGATGGTGGGAAGTGGCGACCGGTCTGACAAGATCCGGACGTACAATTATCCCCAAAGTCGCGTAACGGATCACCGTATTGGCATGACGGTTCATAACCTGTCGGCGGTGATGGACGGCGACATCGGTGATTTTATCGAGCAACTCCGCATTGCCGAAAACGCCGAGCGGCTGAAAGAAGGAGCGGCCGCCTAG
- a CDS encoding cytochrome b5 domain-containing protein, translating into MTPDTSVLPPYTRSQLALRNGSDRDEIWCAYQSIIYDVSASRLWRTGKHYEHWAGQDLTAELADAPHADWVFAKFPMVGRLV; encoded by the coding sequence ATGACGCCCGATACCTCTGTACTGCCTCCTTACACTCGTTCGCAGCTTGCCCTGCGTAATGGCAGCGATCGCGACGAGATCTGGTGCGCCTACCAATCGATCATTTATGACGTATCGGCGTCGCGGCTGTGGCGAACGGGCAAGCACTACGAGCACTGGGCCGGGCAGGACTTGACGGCCGAACTGGCCGACGCTCCGCATGCCGACTGGGTGTTCGCCAAATTTCCGATGGTCGGACGGTTGGTGTGA
- a CDS encoding M56 family metallopeptidase yields MNSIDFMSGSVANALGWTLLHALWQGFALVLPTAVLLHLLRNKPSNLRYRISSLTLLTQLLVSIATFVWCYQPVTALAKPDLTQSIPANWQTIIQPLTYQSLPWQQQVREFLETYLSQFVLVYLIGVLLFGIRLAGGWIYLQRLSRRATLSSTTGWTELVDPLRSALAVRAVVQVRESARIAVPMVVGVLKPVLLVPISLASSLSIREVEAVLAHELAHIKRHDYAVNLLQSVMEVLYFFHPALWWLSARVREEREHCCDDMAVVAIGGNGRMLAQALARVEEVRLRQTTPTPALAMAFAGKRQHLLHRVQRMLGIPTRPFVSNASLAGMTLATLLLVSVSVYAVQQRDEPKPRKAQSRASRRHKVDARTEFGITDNKTIDYVIWQGKKLSAAHVARLQTQYDQVMGGKLSLDTVKQPDRDILLTIIETNNSLGAGMNALAEGLEQIDYDNIIVSAQTAIPDELGGTLAGLDKINYKDNSSDAPVIASFRQPQSDTLDNQRALFQRQTDSLSRLITQRSRQMESIRLQMEKLRFPFEEISRNNDVLNWRKDKLMEQRDALVEKHQRLLHNDGKQKLSQADVEKQIAALEPEIKKLETNMEALNRQFEEVKTKQEAARQPMEKLERESEELGEQIDRLTSEIEKHSEKLTGSSYLDHELNLKLNRELELNLNREMNRLNRQTDWQLRELNMNLDQLDGRINSPARPAAPARPPRPAKAPNALRPATPTISNEPAAPAAPADNMVEYKYDLRAVWPTRARAPRTPRLPRPAVAPNAVVPAIPAAPAQLDAPAAPPVPKTMPRVQGKATPKIAPVPRPAAKPDDEH; encoded by the coding sequence ATGAATTCAATTGATTTCATGTCTGGCTCCGTAGCCAACGCATTGGGCTGGACGCTGCTCCACGCCCTATGGCAGGGCTTCGCGCTGGTGCTGCCCACGGCTGTTTTACTGCACCTGTTGCGTAATAAACCGAGTAACCTTCGCTATCGGATTAGTTCACTTACGCTGTTAACTCAGTTACTGGTATCGATAGCTACGTTCGTTTGGTGCTATCAGCCCGTCACAGCGCTGGCGAAACCGGATCTGACTCAATCGATACCCGCCAACTGGCAAACCATTATCCAGCCACTGACCTACCAGTCATTACCCTGGCAGCAACAGGTGCGGGAATTTCTAGAAACTTACCTCAGCCAGTTCGTGCTGGTGTACCTGATTGGCGTACTTCTGTTCGGCATCCGGCTCGCGGGTGGCTGGATCTACCTGCAACGCCTGAGCCGCAGGGCTACGTTATCATCAACAACCGGCTGGACAGAACTAGTCGATCCGTTGCGGTCGGCGCTGGCAGTGCGGGCGGTTGTTCAGGTGCGCGAATCGGCTCGCATCGCGGTGCCCATGGTGGTAGGAGTGCTGAAACCCGTCTTACTGGTTCCCATCAGCCTGGCATCCAGCTTATCCATTCGCGAAGTTGAAGCAGTACTGGCCCACGAGTTGGCGCACATCAAACGACATGATTACGCTGTTAACCTGCTTCAGTCGGTCATGGAAGTACTATATTTCTTCCACCCAGCCTTATGGTGGCTGTCTGCCCGGGTGCGTGAAGAGCGTGAACACTGCTGCGATGATATGGCCGTAGTGGCCATTGGCGGAAATGGCCGTATGCTGGCTCAGGCGCTGGCCCGCGTGGAGGAAGTCCGCCTGAGGCAAACAACGCCGACACCCGCCCTGGCGATGGCGTTTGCCGGCAAGCGTCAGCATTTGCTGCATCGGGTTCAACGCATGCTGGGTATTCCAACCCGACCGTTTGTCTCCAACGCCAGTCTGGCTGGTATGACGCTGGCAACGCTGTTGCTGGTCAGCGTGTCGGTCTATGCCGTGCAGCAGCGGGATGAGCCGAAGCCTCGCAAAGCGCAGTCGAGAGCAAGCCGACGTCATAAAGTTGATGCGCGCACTGAGTTCGGCATCACGGATAACAAAACCATTGACTACGTAATTTGGCAGGGGAAAAAGCTCTCCGCTGCTCATGTTGCCCGCTTACAGACTCAATACGATCAGGTGATGGGCGGAAAACTCTCACTTGACACCGTTAAACAACCAGACCGGGATATCCTGCTAACCATCATTGAAACCAATAATTCTCTGGGAGCAGGCATGAATGCACTAGCCGAAGGACTAGAGCAGATTGATTACGACAACATCATAGTCAGCGCCCAAACGGCCATTCCTGACGAACTGGGTGGCACGCTGGCTGGCCTGGACAAGATCAATTACAAAGATAATTCCAGTGATGCGCCGGTCATTGCGAGTTTCCGGCAACCGCAGTCTGACACGCTCGATAACCAAAGAGCCTTATTTCAGCGGCAGACAGATAGTTTGAGCAGGCTCATTACCCAACGTTCCCGGCAGATGGAATCGATCCGTCTCCAGATGGAGAAATTAAGGTTTCCATTTGAGGAAATCAGTCGGAATAATGACGTACTCAATTGGCGTAAAGACAAACTCATGGAACAGCGTGATGCGCTGGTTGAAAAGCATCAGCGTCTTCTGCACAATGATGGAAAGCAAAAATTGAGTCAGGCCGACGTGGAGAAGCAGATAGCGGCTCTCGAACCCGAAATCAAAAAGCTCGAAACCAACATGGAAGCGTTGAACAGGCAATTTGAAGAGGTCAAGACGAAACAGGAAGCCGCCCGGCAACCGATGGAGAAACTGGAGCGTGAATCGGAGGAACTTGGTGAGCAGATTGACCGGCTAACCAGCGAAATTGAGAAACACAGTGAAAAATTGACGGGTAGTTCCTACCTCGATCACGAGTTGAATCTAAAACTGAACAGAGAACTGGAGCTCAATCTCAATCGGGAAATGAACAGGCTCAATCGGCAAACTGACTGGCAATTACGCGAGCTGAACATGAACCTGGATCAGCTGGATGGTCGAATCAATTCCCCCGCACGTCCTGCTGCCCCGGCCAGACCTCCCCGTCCTGCAAAAGCGCCAAATGCACTACGACCAGCGACCCCAACCATATCCAATGAGCCTGCGGCACCGGCTGCTCCCGCAGACAACATGGTCGAGTATAAATATGATTTGAGAGCGGTCTGGCCAACACGCGCTCGTGCCCCACGAACTCCGCGCCTGCCCCGGCCTGCTGTAGCGCCTAATGCAGTAGTCCCAGCGATCCCGGCCGCACCTGCTCAACTCGATGCACCGGCAGCACCGCCTGTACCAAAGACGATGCCACGAGTACAGGGCAAAGCAACACCCAAAATAGCTCCGGTTCCGCGCCCGGCCGCAAAGCCCGATGATGAGCACTAG
- a CDS encoding N-acetylglucosamine kinase, giving the protein MTQLIADSGSTKTDWRLVGAGLVPVEIHTDGINPYYQTTEQITDVLRAQLLPGLNERPVSDVFFYGAGCSGPAVNGIVADALRAVLPGVQTVDVNSDMLGAARAAAGREPGIVCILGTGSNACCYDGNQITRGIQSLGFWLGDEGSGGYLGKTLVRDFFQERLPADLQATFKQRYVLDRATLLDNAYQKPYPNRYFASFTPFLSENIDHPHIVGLVKDAFSLFLTTYVQRFPEASTWPVHFVGSVAHYFAGLLQEAVLQAGLLMGHILKAPAERLVEFHKRG; this is encoded by the coding sequence ATGACTCAACTTATTGCCGATAGCGGCTCAACAAAAACCGACTGGCGCCTGGTCGGTGCCGGTTTAGTTCCTGTAGAGATTCATACCGACGGTATCAACCCGTATTACCAGACAACGGAACAAATCACCGATGTATTGCGGGCTCAGTTGCTGCCCGGCCTGAACGAAAGGCCCGTATCCGATGTGTTTTTCTACGGTGCGGGCTGCAGCGGCCCGGCTGTTAACGGCATCGTAGCCGATGCGTTGCGGGCAGTGCTGCCAGGTGTGCAGACGGTCGACGTGAACAGCGATATGCTCGGGGCTGCCCGGGCGGCTGCGGGTCGGGAGCCGGGGATCGTGTGTATTTTAGGGACGGGCTCCAACGCCTGCTGCTACGATGGCAACCAGATTACGCGGGGTATTCAGTCGCTGGGTTTCTGGCTGGGCGACGAGGGGAGTGGCGGGTACCTGGGCAAAACTCTCGTGCGCGATTTTTTTCAGGAACGGCTCCCGGCCGATCTGCAGGCCACCTTTAAACAGCGGTATGTGCTGGACCGGGCAACGCTGCTCGATAATGCCTACCAGAAGCCGTATCCTAATCGCTATTTTGCTTCGTTCACGCCGTTTTTATCTGAAAACATCGACCATCCACACATCGTTGGGCTGGTAAAGGACGCCTTCAGTCTATTTCTGACGACTTATGTTCAGCGATTCCCTGAGGCCAGTACATGGCCGGTCCACTTTGTGGGGTCAGTGGCGCACTATTTCGCTGGTCTGTTGCAAGAGGCTGTTTTACAGGCCGGCTTGCTCATGGGTCATATCTTGAAAGCCCCTGCGGAACGGCTGGTTGAATTTCATAAAAGAGGGTGA
- a CDS encoding BlaI/MecI/CopY family transcriptional regulator: MKPTDAELEILHVLWTSGPSTVRQVHESLSQSRDIGYTTALKLMQIMHEKGLLTREEANRSHTYVAAVTEEETQRGLVDRFVETAFRGSASKLVMQLLGQHKASRQELDEIKKLLSQINSSDEFN; the protein is encoded by the coding sequence ATGAAGCCGACAGATGCTGAACTGGAAATCCTGCACGTACTCTGGACTAGTGGGCCAAGTACGGTTCGTCAGGTACACGAAAGCCTGAGCCAAAGCCGGGATATCGGGTATACAACGGCCCTGAAATTGATGCAGATCATGCACGAGAAAGGCTTGCTCACCCGCGAAGAAGCCAACCGGTCGCACACCTACGTTGCGGCCGTGACGGAAGAAGAAACCCAACGGGGTCTGGTTGACCGATTTGTTGAAACCGCCTTCCGGGGGTCGGCCTCGAAACTGGTTATGCAGCTACTGGGCCAACACAAGGCCTCACGACAGGAATTGGACGAGATAAAAAAACTCCTTAGTCAAATCAATTCATCCGATGAATTCAATTGA
- the thiL gene encoding thiamine-phosphate kinase, whose translation MTDLNTIGEIGLIERIRQATPAPVHPETIRGIGDDAAVFDWGSDYGLLATDMLVEGIHFDLTYVPLKHLGYKAVAVNVSDIAAMNGLPVQITVSVGLSSRFPVEAVDELYEGIRAACAAYNVDLVGGDTTASRSGLIISVSVLGKVPKDLITYRNTAQVNDVICVTGDLGAAYLGLQLLEREKQVFLADPNMQPDLSEERAYLVQRQLRPDARTDMVHELRDLGIRPTAMIDISDGLASELLHLCRQSNTGAVIFDENIPLDDQALLAADEFKISPVTAALNGGEDYELLFTVRPQEFEKLSTNARITAIGYLTADPTQVVLATKAGQQTPIRAQGWTSAGV comes from the coding sequence ATGACTGACCTCAATACTATTGGCGAAATTGGCCTGATCGAACGGATTCGGCAGGCAACACCCGCCCCCGTACACCCCGAAACCATCCGTGGTATTGGTGACGATGCCGCCGTGTTCGACTGGGGTTCTGATTACGGCCTGCTAGCCACCGACATGCTCGTTGAAGGTATCCACTTCGACCTTACTTACGTACCGCTGAAACACCTTGGCTACAAAGCGGTAGCAGTAAACGTGTCGGATATTGCGGCTATGAACGGCCTGCCCGTGCAGATTACCGTGAGCGTAGGTCTCAGCAGCCGCTTTCCCGTCGAAGCCGTCGATGAACTGTACGAAGGCATCCGGGCCGCCTGCGCAGCCTATAACGTCGATCTCGTGGGGGGTGATACGACCGCGTCCCGATCGGGACTGATCATCTCGGTGTCGGTACTGGGCAAGGTACCCAAAGACCTGATTACTTACCGGAATACGGCTCAGGTCAATGACGTGATCTGCGTAACGGGCGACCTCGGTGCGGCCTACCTGGGTTTGCAGTTGCTGGAACGCGAGAAGCAGGTATTTCTGGCCGATCCGAATATGCAGCCTGATCTGTCGGAGGAGCGTGCCTATCTGGTACAGCGTCAACTTCGTCCCGATGCCCGTACCGACATGGTTCACGAGCTGCGCGACCTCGGCATCCGACCTACGGCCATGATCGACATCTCCGACGGCTTAGCGTCTGAACTGCTGCACCTCTGCCGGCAGTCAAATACGGGCGCGGTTATTTTCGACGAGAATATCCCGCTTGACGACCAAGCCCTCCTTGCCGCCGACGAGTTCAAAATCAGTCCCGTTACGGCCGCCCTCAACGGCGGTGAAGATTACGAACTGCTGTTCACCGTTCGTCCGCAGGAGTTCGAGAAACTATCGACCAATGCCCGGATTACCGCCATCGGCTACCTCACCGCCGACCCCACCCAGGTTGTTTTAGCTACCAAAGCTGGTCAGCAAACGCCCATTCGGGCGCAGGGCTGGACTAGCGCAGGCGTGTAA
- the mnmH gene encoding tRNA 2-selenouridine(34) synthase MnmH has translation MVKQLSVEEFLEKAQSLPVVDVRSPGEYDHAHIPGAVSIPLFDNEERALVGTKYKNAGKDSAVLLGLDLVGPKLAGFVKQSKKLNPQTKEVLVHCWRGGMRSGSFAWLLDTAGLTASTLIGGYKAYRNAVLSAFAEPRNLIILGGKTGSGKTDILKELTRQGEQVIDLEGLAHHKGSTYGAIGQLPQPASEQFENAIFKEWRTLDPGRRIWLEDESRNVGSCFIPMALWQQMRAAPVAFLDVPKAVRVQRLVTEYTGIDHGLLVEATQRISKRLGGKVTKDALDALTRNDYATVADLTLDYYDKAYLHGLSQRNQDRVHPLNIEADSPAATARRLIDWAGTQLP, from the coding sequence ATGGTCAAGCAGTTATCCGTCGAGGAGTTTTTAGAGAAAGCGCAGTCGTTGCCCGTTGTCGACGTGCGGTCGCCGGGCGAGTATGACCATGCGCACATTCCCGGTGCCGTCAGTATCCCTCTGTTCGACAATGAAGAGCGGGCCCTGGTGGGCACTAAATACAAAAATGCCGGCAAAGACTCTGCCGTTCTGCTAGGACTCGATCTGGTGGGTCCCAAGCTGGCGGGCTTCGTCAAGCAATCGAAGAAGCTCAATCCACAAACTAAAGAGGTGCTGGTTCACTGCTGGCGGGGCGGCATGCGCAGCGGTTCCTTCGCCTGGCTGCTGGATACCGCCGGGCTAACGGCATCGACCCTCATCGGTGGTTACAAAGCATACCGGAATGCGGTACTATCGGCGTTTGCCGAACCGCGCAACCTGATCATTTTGGGCGGCAAAACCGGTAGCGGTAAGACCGATATTCTGAAAGAGCTGACCCGGCAGGGCGAACAGGTTATTGATCTGGAAGGGCTGGCGCACCACAAGGGCTCTACCTACGGGGCCATTGGTCAGTTACCACAGCCCGCTTCCGAACAGTTTGAGAATGCTATTTTCAAAGAGTGGCGAACATTGGACCCCGGCCGCCGGATCTGGCTCGAAGACGAAAGCCGAAATGTAGGTTCGTGCTTCATTCCCATGGCCCTCTGGCAGCAGATGCGGGCTGCGCCGGTAGCATTCCTCGACGTACCCAAAGCCGTTCGGGTGCAGCGGCTGGTGACTGAATATACGGGTATTGACCATGGCCTGCTGGTCGAAGCCACGCAGCGGATCAGCAAGCGGCTGGGTGGTAAGGTAACTAAAGATGCGCTCGACGCACTTACCCGAAATGACTACGCTACCGTTGCCGATCTGACACTGGACTACTACGACAAAGCGTACCTGCATGGGTTGTCGCAGCGCAACCAGGACCGGGTTCATCCGCTCAATATTGAGGCCGATAGCCCGGCAGCCACCGCCCGCCGGCTTATTGACTGGGCCGGCACTCAATTGCCGTAG
- a CDS encoding ferredoxin--NADP reductase: MAARYFLKVKDVVRETPDAVTITFWHPISEEIRYLPGQFLTFLLNINGQKVRRSYSMSSSPHVDVSLAVSVKRVPGGLASNYLCDQIHSGDIIETLEPMGTFVPKLEPQNRRTLILIGAGSGITPLFSMAKSALHVEPGSRVWLIYGNRSQESIVYKAHLDAMEQAYGRSRFQVTHVLSQPSAGWSGLTGRLNQHTLTRLLEDVPAADRQNASVYLCGPDGMMAEARSALALVGVPADRVHKESFVSAPVAAGDVIEEPMADDDDTGSPEVTVVYEGSEYKFAVAPHQTILEAALDLDIDLPYSCQAGMCTACLGRCTSGTVKLDEEDGLSESEIKAGYVLTCVAHPVGRDVVIEIE, translated from the coding sequence ATGGCAGCACGATATTTTTTGAAAGTAAAAGACGTAGTTCGGGAAACCCCCGACGCCGTAACGATAACCTTTTGGCACCCCATCAGCGAAGAGATCCGGTACCTACCGGGTCAGTTTCTTACCTTCCTGCTCAACATTAACGGACAGAAGGTGCGCCGGTCCTATTCCATGTCCTCGTCGCCCCACGTCGATGTGTCGCTGGCCGTATCCGTAAAGCGGGTACCGGGCGGCCTGGCTTCGAACTATCTCTGCGATCAGATCCATTCCGGCGACATTATTGAAACGCTGGAACCGATGGGTACGTTTGTGCCGAAGCTGGAGCCCCAGAACCGCCGGACGCTGATCCTGATCGGTGCCGGCAGCGGTATTACCCCCTTGTTTTCGATGGCGAAATCAGCCCTGCACGTCGAGCCGGGGAGCCGGGTGTGGCTTATCTACGGCAACCGTAGTCAGGAATCGATTGTCTATAAAGCGCATCTGGACGCCATGGAGCAGGCTTATGGCCGGTCACGCTTTCAGGTCACCCACGTATTGAGCCAGCCCTCGGCGGGTTGGTCGGGCCTCACCGGCCGGCTGAATCAGCATACCCTCACCCGCTTACTGGAGGACGTGCCCGCTGCCGACCGGCAAAACGCGAGTGTTTACCTCTGCGGGCCCGATGGTATGATGGCCGAAGCCCGCTCGGCGCTGGCACTGGTTGGTGTTCCGGCAGATCGGGTACACAAGGAAAGCTTCGTGAGTGCGCCCGTAGCGGCTGGCGATGTTATCGAAGAACCCATGGCCGACGATGACGATACCGGATCACCGGAAGTGACGGTCGTCTATGAAGGCAGCGAGTACAAATTCGCCGTGGCTCCGCACCAGACGATTCTGGAAGCGGCTCTGGATTTAGACATTGACCTGCCTTATTCCTGCCAGGCGGGTATGTGTACGGCTTGTCTGGGCCGCTGCACATCGGGTACCGTAAAGCTGGACGAGGAAGACGGCCTGTCCGAATCCGAAATCAAAGCGGGCTATGTACTGACCTGCGTAGCACACCCCGTCGGCCGCGACGTCGTAATTGAAATAGAATAG